The Campylobacter curvus genome includes the window GCTATAAGGTGTAAGCTCTACCTTGACACGGTCTCCGGGCATTATCTTTATATAGTGCATTCTCATCTTGCCTGCAATATGACATAAAATCACATGCTTATTATCAAGTTCGACTTTAAATGTTGCGTTTGGCAATGCCTCGACCACGTTACCGTCAATCTCTATGACGTCATCTTTTGCCATCTATCCTCCTTTCTTAAATTTTAAAATTTCAAGCTATCGATAAAATTTCGGCTTCATTATCTATAATAGCCATACAATGCTCGTAATGGCTCGTTCTTAGGCCGTCTTTTGCAGTGACTTTCCATTTATCCTCACCGACTATCGGGGTGCCGTCAGTGTGGCAGATCATTGGCTCTATGCAAAAAACCATCCCGTTTTTGATCTTCGGACCGGCCTTTGGGTTGTTTCCTTCCAGATAATTTGGAATTTCAGGCTCTTCATGAGGGCGTCTGCCTATGCCGTGTCCGCAGTATCCACGAAGCGGCACGAATCCGCGAGCTATTATAAATTTTTCAAGCTCGTAGCAGACCTCTTTAAAATGCATGCCAGCTCTTATGAAATCCACCGCGAAATAAAGCGCATCCTTGCTGCACGCGATGAGCTCTTCATCTTCTTTTGAAATTTTACCGACTCCAAACGTCCTGGCGCTATCGCCGAAATATCCGTCTAAATTCGAGCCTATATCGACGCTCACGATATCGCCTTCTTTTAAAACGTATTGGTTCGGGATACCGTGTATGACGACTTCGTTCACACTTATGCAAGCTGCGTTTGGAAAGCCGTAAAGCCCTTTAAAAGCGGGTTTGGCACCGGCGGCTCTTATCATATCTTCGCAAATTTTATCTATCTCAAGGAGTGAAATTCCGGGTTTTATTATGGTAGAAACGTGATCTAGCGTTTGAGCGACGATCTTGTTCGCCGCTCGCATTTTTTCGATCTCAGCGGGTCTTTTTAGCGAGATCGCCATTTTATAGACCTACCGCACTTAGAGTTTGGTATTTGTTCATATAAATTTGAGCCTCTATGCGCCTCATTGTATCAAGTGCGACCGAAACGACGATAAGCACCGATGTGCCGCCAAAATAAAATGGCACGCCCATGGTTTTGACCAAAACCCAAGGCAAGGTCGAGATGAGACCTAAATAAATCGCACCGCTTAGAGTAAGCCTACCTGCGACATCGTTTAGATAGCTCGCGGTATTTTCACCGGGTCTGACTCCGGGGATGAACCCGCCTTGTCTCTTTAAATTTTCGCTGATGTCTTTTGTGTTAAAGACGATAGAAGCGTAGAAAAATGCAAAAAAGATGACAAAAAGGAACGTCAAGAAGTTGAACATATATCCTTGTGGATTCAAAAAGTCGTTTATGGCTTGAGCGTATTTGTTCGTGCTTGCTTGCAAAATGGTACTAGGGAACATAAGTATCGCGCTGGCAAAGATAGGCGGGATGACACCGCTTAAATTTACCTTTATCGGGATATAGTTCATTATGCGCTTATTTTGATTTTGCATGACGACTTTGCGTGAATACGAGATAGGGATGCGTCTCTCACCCATCTCCACAAAGATGATAATGCCGATAGTCACCAAAATAATGATGAAAATTCCGATCGCAACCAAGAAATTCATCTCGCTTGTATTTATTAGATTCACCGTTCCACCGATCGCATTTGGAATTCCAGAAACGATACCTGCAAAAATGATAAGGCTTATACCGTTTCCTATACCACGCTGAGTTATCTGCTCGCCTATCCACATAAGTAGCATAGTTCCTGTCAGCATAGATACTGCAGAGATCGCGATGAAAACGTTCATATCTATCATTATAGCTTGCTCGCCGCCACGTCCTGTTATGCTTTGAAGGCCGATAGAAACGCCGATAGACTGGATGAGAGTGATGACTATGGTAGCGTAGCGGATGATTTGCATATATTTTTGCATGCCGTCACGCTCTTTTTTCATCTTTCCTAAATTTGGAAAAGTTGCCGCTAAAAGCTCCATGATGATCGACGAGGTGATGTATGGCATGATACCAAGAGATATGATACTAAGACGCTCGGCGGCCTTACCGCTGAACATATTAAATAATCCTAAAGCGTTGCTATTATTCGAGTTAAAGAATTCTTTAATCACATCGACATTAACGCCAGGAACCGGCACATACGCCAGTATCCTGTACGCGAACAAAAATGCCAACGTGATTAATATCTTGTTGGTCAATGTTTTATTCATTATTTCGATCCGCTAACGCTAACGTTCTCGTCTTTTACTTTTGAAGCGAGCTCTTTTGCGCTTACTCCGATAAGTTTGATTTTTGTTACACTTTTTGAAATTTTATGCACGCTTGCGATCGTCGCGACAGTGATCTCGCTAAGCTCTTTTATAGCGGTGATTTTCTCTACATTGATGACATAAGGTTTTTCGAATTTAGACGTAAAGCCAACTTTCGGAAGGCGTCTTTGAAGCGGTTGTTGTCCACCCTCGAAGCCTCTTTTTTCATTGTAGCCTTTTCTTGCCCTTTGACCTTTGTTGCCTTTGCCAGCAGTTTTACCATTTCCACTACCTTGACCGCGACCAAGCCTCTTTGTAGCATGAGTCGAGCCAGGAGCCGGAGTTAAATTTTGTAATGCCATATTTTTCCTTTCTCTTAGCTTTTTAGCAAACTAAGCGCTTTTATAGTAGCGCGGACAACGTTTGCCGAGTTATTTGAGCCAAGTGATTTCGTAAGGATATCTTTGATACCTGCAAGCTCGATGATAGGACGTGCACCGCCACCAGCGATGACACCGGTACCTTCGCTAGCCGGACGAAGCAGAATTCTACTTGCATTATATTTGACTTCTACGTCGTGAGGTATAGTAGAGCCTTTGAGCTTGACGTGGATAATGTTTTTAAACGCATCATCGATAGCTTTTCTCATCGCGTCAGGTACTTCCTTTGCTTTACCGTAGCCAAAGCCGACTAGTCCGTTTCTGTTGCCTACGACGACCAAAGCCGTAAATCTAAATCTACGACCGCCTTTGACGACCTTCGTAACCCGACCGATATCGACGATTACTTCTTCAAATTCTTCTCTATTATATTTTTCCATCGATTTTCCTTTGGGTTATAGTTTTATGCCGTTTTCTCTTAAAGCATCAGCAAATGCCGCGATGACGCCGTGATACAAGTAGCCGTTCCTATCAAAAACAGCCGTATCTATCTTTTTAGCTTTCAACGCACTTGCAAATTCTTTAGCAAGGATAGCTGCACCCTCTTTGTTTGCCTTTATGCCTAGCTTTCTACCGTCTGCCGCAACGATAGTCGTAGCCGTGACATCGTCGATAGCTTGGACATAAATAGTTCTATTTGATTTGAAAATAGAGACTCTAGGGGTCGTGGCAACACCTGAAATTTTACCTCTGATCCTTCTTTTTCTCTTAATCCTAAGAGCGAGTTTTCTTTTTAATACTTTTGCTGTCATTTACCGCCCCTTATTTCTTAGATGTCTTGCCCGCTTTGCGGATTATGCGCTCTTCGACATATTTAACACCCTTGCCTTTATACGGCTCTGGCGGTCTAAAGCCTCTTACTTGAGCTGCGACTTGACCGACTACTTGCTTATCATCGCCTTTTATAGTTATGATGTTTTTATCTACGCTAGCCTCGACGCCACTTGGAAGCTCATAATTTATAAGATGCGAAAAGCCTAGAGTAAGCTCTAAAATTTTACCTTTTGCGGCCGCTTTGTAGCCGACGCCATTGATCTCAAGCTGGCGAGTGAAGCCGCTTGTAAGACCTGTGACTATATTGTTCGCTAGTGCCCTATATGTTCCCCAGTAGGCCCTGCTTTGGCGGTCATCACCCTTTGGTGAAAATACTATATGACCGTTTTCTACCTTGACATCGACATGCCCTTTTGTGTCGAGCTCTTTTGTATTGTTGCCCTTTTTAAATTTTAGGACGCTATTTGCAACGCTAACATCCACCCCGCTTGGGATAGCGATAGGTTGTTTTCCTATACGTGACATTTTTTTCCTTTTACTTGTCTAGGGTATTGCTACATTTTCGAATCAATACCACAATGCCGTAAAATATTTGCTTTGCTTAGAATTTAGCAAAGCAAAAACCATTTTTACCAAACTGTGCAAAGAACCTCGCCGCCAACACCTACTTTACTCGCTTCTATACCGCTCATAACGCCTTTACTGGTGCTGACTATGACCGTTCCATAGCCATTTTTAAAGCGTTTGATATCATCTTTTCCTTGATATACTCTACGTCCTGGCTTTGAAACTCTTTTTAGTTCGTTTATGATGCTTCTGCCATGATCGTCGTATTTTAAAACTACATTTATGAATTTCTTGTTGTTCTCTTCTACGACATTATAGCTTTCTACGTAGCCCTTTGCTGCAAGGATGGAAAGTGTAGCCTCGACGACTTTAGAGTGAAGTAGTTTAGCTGTTTCAAGCTTTCTCATGCTTGCATTTCTAATACGGGTTAGTCCGTCTGATATTAAATCATTTAACATATCTTTTCCTTACCAGCTTGCTTTTTTAAGACCGGGGATTAGCCCCTCGTTAGCCATTTTTCTTAGGCAAACACGGCAAATTCCAAAATCTTTATAAACAGAGTGCGGACGTCCGCAAATTTGGCATCTTGTATAGCCGCGCACTTTAAATTTAGGAGCACGAGCGGCTTTTGCTATCATTGATTTTTTTGCCATTTTACTTTCCTTTTGCAAACGGCAAACCAAATAGCTCTAGCAATTTGAATGCCTCTTTATCATTTTTAGCTGTCGTAGCGATAGTGATATTCATACCGTGAGTACGTAAAATTTTATCATACTCGACCTCTGGGAACATAAGCTGTTCGCTAAGACCGAAGTTATAGTTGCCTCGTCCGTCAAAGCCATTTTTAGGCAAGCCACGGAAGTCTTTGACCCTTGGAAGAGCGATAGAGATGAGCTTATCTAAAAACGCATACATCTGCTCTTTTCTAAGAGTCACTTTGATGCCCACAGGAAAGCCCTCGCGCACTTTAAAGCCAGCGACTGACTTTTTAGCGTTCGTGATGACGGCTTTTTGCCCTGCGATAAGCGAGATGGTATCAGCCATATTTTGAAGCACCTTTTGATCCTTTGCAGAATCGCCTGCTCCAACGCTGATGACTATCTTTTCTAGCGCAGGAACGAGCATCGGGTTTTTGATATCGAATTCTTTTACAAGAGCTGGTTTTATGCTCTCGTTAAATTTATCTTTTAATCTACCCATGACTCTTATCCCTCGACTTTCGCTACATTTGAAATGTGTATCGGCATCTCTTTGTTTATATGACCGCCATTTGGTGTCTTTTCGCTTGGCTTGATAGCTTTTTTAGCCACTTTGCAGCCCTCAACGATGACCTGACTTTTTTTAGCAAGGACCGATAAAATTTTACCCGTTTTGCCTTTATCGTCACCGGCGATGATCTTTACAAGATCGCCTTTTTTGACTTGAAATTTTACATTCGCCATTATAAAACCTCCGGTGCAAGCGAAACGATCTTCATAAAGTTAGCATATCTAACCTCACGACCCACAGGCCCGAAGATACGAGTTCCGATTGGCTCTCTTTTGTTATCTAGGATGACGGCTGCGTTCTCGTCGAATCTTATGAGCGAACCGTTACCTCTTTGAACCTCTTTTTTAGTTCTGACGACGACGGCTTTTACCACTTGGCCTTTTTTGATCTTGCCGTTTGGAAGAGCTTTTTTGACAGAACAAATGATAACATCGCCCAAAGTAGCGTAACGTCTTTTACTGCCACCAAGAACTTTTATACACATCAACTCTTTTGCGCCGCTATTATCAGCAACTGCAAGTCTTGTAAAACTTTGGATCATTACTCAACTCCCTTTGCAACAATAGCTTTCAAGCGGAAAGATTTGCGAGCCGAAAGCGGTCTGCACTCAACGGCTACGACAGTATCTCCTGCATTTGTCTCATTTTTTTCATCATGAACCAAATACTTTTTAAAACGTTTTACAAATTTATGATATCTTGGGTGCATAACGCGTCTTTCTACTAAAATAGTAGCCGTCTTATCACCCGCTTTTTGTAAAACTACGCCTTGAATTTCTCTTTTTAATGCCATTTCTCACCCCTTACTTTGAAGCGCTGATTGCAGTATTGATTTGAGCGATCTCTTTTTTGAGAGCTCTAATCTCATTAGGGTTGCTTAACTGCATAGTTTTTAACTTTTGTTTTAGTGTAAATAAAAGCACCTTTTTCTCTTTTAACAACGCGTTTAATTCTGCAACGCTTTTTTCTTTGATCTCAGTATATTTCATTTTCACTCTCTCGCGTTACGAATTTTGACTTGAAAGACAGTTTGTGCATAGCTAGAGTAAGAGCTTCGCGTGCAAGCTCCTCGCTGACACCAGCCATTTCAAATAATATACGACCGGGCTTGATATTCATTACCCACTCTTCAACTCCGGCCTTACCTTTACCCATACGAGTTTGTAGAGGCTTTTTGGTAAGCGGCTTATCAGGGAAAACTCTGATCCAAATTTTAGCCTGTCTTTTTACGTGGCGAGTAAGAGCCTGACGAGCTGCCTCGATCTGACGTGAATTTACACGCCCGGCTTCAACGGCTTTTAGTGCGAATTCGCCTGTCGATAAAGATGCACCGCGAGTTGCATAGCCGCGATTGCGACCTTTCATTTGCTTACGAAATTTCGTTCTTTTAGGCATCAACATGATTATTTACCTCTTCTTGGTCTGCGTGTTTTCTTTGGTGCATCGTCCTCGGTTTTTTCAGGTTGGACACCTTTTTGAAGGACTTCACCTTTAAAGATCCACACTTTTATACCTATGTTTCCATAAGTCGTATGTGCTTCCGCAACGCCGTAATCGATCTTCGCTCTTAACGTATGAAGCGGCACGCGGCCTTCTAGATACCACTCTGTCCTGGCCATTTCGGCACCACCTAGACGTCCTGCAACTGAAATTTTGATACCCTTGGCACCTGATTTTTGAGCGCCTTGGATGACCTTTTTCATTGCGCGGCGGAAAGCCACACGTTTTTCAAGCTGCATAGCGACGTTTTCGGCCGCTAGTTGAGCGGAGGCTTGAGCTTTTCTTTCTTCTTTTATATTTACATTGACCTCTTTGCCGATCAGCTTGCTGACGTCATTTTTTAGGTTTTCGACATCTTGGCCTTTTTTGCCGATGATGATACCGGGACGAGCCGCTACGACGGTCACACGAAGCTTTTTGGCCGTTCTTTCGATCAAGATTTGACTGATCCCCGCATAGTAAAGTTTTTTCTTTAAAAATGCGCGAATTTTATAGTCTTCGCCGATATTTTCAGGAAGGCTAGCTTTAGTAGGGAACCAGCGTGACTCCCAGTTACGGTTGATGCCTAGTCTAAGACCTATTGGATTTACTTTTTGTCCCATATTACGCTTCCTTCTTTTGAGCTTTAGATACTTCGACCATTACGTGAGAAGTCGGTTTGCGAATTTTACTCGCAGTTCCTCTTGCTCTTGGCCTAAATCTTTTTAATACAGGACCGGCATCTACACGGCAACTGCTCACCACAACCTCTTCAGGCTCAAACCCGCCGTTTGCAACAGCCGAGCTGATAGCGTTGGCTATAAATTTAGCTCCGCGGTTTGGCATGAACTGCAAACTTGCAAGGGCAAGCTCAGCGTTCATTCCTTGAACCTCTCTTGCTATTAGTCTAGCTTTCGTAGGAGAAAGTCTTACAAATTTTATAATTGCTTTACTCATCGTCTAACCCCTACTTACCGATTTTCTTTTGCACGGAGCCTTTGTGGCCCTTAAATGTGCGTGTCGGAGCAAATTCGCCAAGCTTGTAGCCGATGTGGTTTTCTGTTACATACACAGGAATAAAGCTCTTACCGTTATGAACGTTAAAAGTTAGTCCAATCATTTCAGGCACAATCGTACTGCGTCTTGACCAAGTTTTGATCGGTTTATTGTCATTGCTAGCCTTAGCAGCGACAACTTTTTTCATTACGTGATCATCTACGAAAGGACCTTTTTTGAGTGATCTTGCCATCTCTATTTTCCTTTCCTTCTTGAAATTATAAGCTTATCGCTTGCTTTTTTACGGCGAGTCTTAGCACCTTTTGTCGGTTTGCCCCACGGAGTTACCGGATGGCGACCTGAATTTTTCTTACCTTCACCACCGCCGTGTGGGTGATCTACCGGGTTCATCGCCGAGCCGCGAGTTTGTGGGCGGATGCCTCTATAGCGGTTACGCCCTGCTTTACCGATCGTGATGTTAGCCCAGTCTTCGTTGCCGACGACACCGATACTTGCCATACACTCGGCTAGAATTTGCCTCATCTCGCCGCTTGGCATCCTGACGATGACATATTTTTCCTCTTTGCCCATGAGCTGTGCGTATCCACCGGCCGAGCGAGCTATCTGAGCACCTTTACCCGGTTTTAGCTCGATGTTATGAACGATCGTTCCGACAGGGATGAATTTAAGCTTCATGGCATTGCCCGGTTTTATATCGAGCGCGCCCTCGTCGATAGAAGCTATGACATCACCTACGTTTAGGCCGTTTGGTCTAATGATATAGCGTTTTTCACCGTCTTTATATGAGATCAAGGCTATACGGCAGTTTCTATTTGGATCGTATTCGATCGCTTCTACTCTGCCCTCGATACCAAATTTCTTACGCTTAAAGTCGATGATACGATAAAGCTTCTTCGCACCTGCTTCTTTATGCCTTGAAGTTATGCGTCCGTTGTTGTTTCTGCCGCCACTTGCCGGAATTTTTACAAGCAAGCTTCTGACACTTGGCTTAGCGGTGATGTCTTCACTACTTAGCCCCGTCATATATCTACGGCTTGGAGTATATGGTTTATATGATTTTATCGCCATTTTATGCCTCCGTATTTTCTAGGCTGACGCCCTCTGGTAGCTTGACATAAAATTTCTTTATCTCATCGCGCTGACCTACTTTTCCTCTGAAACGCTTGACTTTGCCTGTGATCCTGAGAGAATTTATGCGAAGCGGCGTTACACCAAAATACTCTTTCAAAACTTCTTTTAGCCCGTTTTTCGTGACTTTTGGTGAAGTTTGTATGACTACGACACCTTGTTCTT containing:
- the rplF gene encoding 50S ribosomal protein L6, with translation MSRIGKQPIAIPSGVDVSVANSVLKFKKGNNTKELDTKGHVDVKVENGHIVFSPKGDDRQSRAYWGTYRALANNIVTGLTSGFTRQLEINGVGYKAAAKGKILELTLGFSHLINYELPSGVEASVDKNIITIKGDDKQVVGQVAAQVRGFRPPEPYKGKGVKYVEERIIRKAGKTSKK
- the rplR gene encoding 50S ribosomal protein L18, with the protein product MTAKVLKRKLALRIKRKRRIRGKISGVATTPRVSIFKSNRTIYVQAIDDVTATTIVAADGRKLGIKANKEGAAILAKEFASALKAKKIDTAVFDRNGYLYHGVIAAFADALRENGIKL
- the rpsQ gene encoding 30S ribosomal protein S17, encoding MALKREIQGVVLQKAGDKTATILVERRVMHPRYHKFVKRFKKYLVHDEKNETNAGDTVVAVECRPLSARKSFRLKAIVAKGVE
- the rplV gene encoding 50S ribosomal protein L22; this translates as MSKAIIKFVRLSPTKARLIAREVQGMNAELALASLQFMPNRGAKFIANAISSAVANGGFEPEEVVVSSCRVDAGPVLKRFRPRARGTASKIRKPTSHVMVEVSKAQKKEA
- the rpsC gene encoding 30S ribosomal protein S3 — protein: MGQKVNPIGLRLGINRNWESRWFPTKASLPENIGEDYKIRAFLKKKLYYAGISQILIERTAKKLRVTVVAARPGIIIGKKGQDVENLKNDVSKLIGKEVNVNIKEERKAQASAQLAAENVAMQLEKRVAFRRAMKKVIQGAQKSGAKGIKISVAGRLGGAEMARTEWYLEGRVPLHTLRAKIDYGVAEAHTTYGNIGIKVWIFKGEVLQKGVQPEKTEDDAPKKTRRPRRGK
- the rpmC gene encoding 50S ribosomal protein L29, whose protein sequence is MKYTEIKEKSVAELNALLKEKKVLLFTLKQKLKTMQLSNPNEIRALKKEIAQINTAISASK
- the rplO gene encoding 50S ribosomal protein L15; its protein translation is MALQNLTPAPGSTHATKRLGRGQGSGNGKTAGKGNKGQRARKGYNEKRGFEGGQQPLQRRLPKVGFTSKFEKPYVINVEKITAIKELSEITVATIASVHKISKSVTKIKLIGVSAKELASKVKDENVSVSGSK
- the rplX gene encoding 50S ribosomal protein L24 — encoded protein: MANVKFQVKKGDLVKIIAGDDKGKTGKILSVLAKKSQVIVEGCKVAKKAIKPSEKTPNGGHINKEMPIHISNVAKVEG
- the secY gene encoding preprotein translocase subunit SecY, which encodes MNKTLTNKILITLAFLFAYRILAYVPVPGVNVDVIKEFFNSNNSNALGLFNMFSGKAAERLSIISLGIMPYITSSIIMELLAATFPNLGKMKKERDGMQKYMQIIRYATIVITLIQSIGVSIGLQSITGRGGEQAIMIDMNVFIAISAVSMLTGTMLLMWIGEQITQRGIGNGISLIIFAGIVSGIPNAIGGTVNLINTSEMNFLVAIGIFIIILVTIGIIIFVEMGERRIPISYSRKVVMQNQNKRIMNYIPIKVNLSGVIPPIFASAILMFPSTILQASTNKYAQAINDFLNPQGYMFNFLTFLFVIFFAFFYASIVFNTKDISENLKRQGGFIPGVRPGENTASYLNDVAGRLTLSGAIYLGLISTLPWVLVKTMGVPFYFGGTSVLIVVSVALDTMRRIEAQIYMNKYQTLSAVGL
- the rplB gene encoding 50S ribosomal protein L2, coding for MAIKSYKPYTPSRRYMTGLSSEDITAKPSVRSLLVKIPASGGRNNNGRITSRHKEAGAKKLYRIIDFKRKKFGIEGRVEAIEYDPNRNCRIALISYKDGEKRYIIRPNGLNVGDVIASIDEGALDIKPGNAMKLKFIPVGTIVHNIELKPGKGAQIARSAGGYAQLMGKEEKYVIVRMPSGEMRQILAECMASIGVVGNEDWANITIGKAGRNRYRGIRPQTRGSAMNPVDHPHGGGEGKKNSGRHPVTPWGKPTKGAKTRRKKASDKLIISRRKGK
- the rplP gene encoding 50S ribosomal protein L16 — encoded protein: MLMPKRTKFRKQMKGRNRGYATRGASLSTGEFALKAVEAGRVNSRQIEAARQALTRHVKRQAKIWIRVFPDKPLTKKPLQTRMGKGKAGVEEWVMNIKPGRILFEMAGVSEELAREALTLAMHKLSFKSKFVTRESENEIY
- the rpsH gene encoding 30S ribosomal protein S8, giving the protein MLNDLISDGLTRIRNASMRKLETAKLLHSKVVEATLSILAAKGYVESYNVVEENNKKFINVVLKYDDHGRSIINELKRVSKPGRRVYQGKDDIKRFKNGYGTVIVSTSKGVMSGIEASKVGVGGEVLCTVW
- the rplN gene encoding 50S ribosomal protein L14, which encodes MIQSFTRLAVADNSGAKELMCIKVLGGSKRRYATLGDVIICSVKKALPNGKIKKGQVVKAVVVRTKKEVQRGNGSLIRFDENAAVILDNKREPIGTRIFGPVGREVRYANFMKIVSLAPEVL
- a CDS encoding type Z 30S ribosomal protein S14, which encodes MAKKSMIAKAARAPKFKVRGYTRCQICGRPHSVYKDFGICRVCLRKMANEGLIPGLKKASW
- a CDS encoding 50S ribosomal protein L23, yielding MADITDIKTIIYTEKTLGLQEQGVVVIQTSPKVTKNGLKEVLKEYFGVTPLRINSLRITGKVKRFRGKVGQRDEIKKFYVKLPEGVSLENTEA
- the rplE gene encoding 50S ribosomal protein L5 — translated: MGRLKDKFNESIKPALVKEFDIKNPMLVPALEKIVISVGAGDSAKDQKVLQNMADTISLIAGQKAVITNAKKSVAGFKVREGFPVGIKVTLRKEQMYAFLDKLISIALPRVKDFRGLPKNGFDGRGNYNFGLSEQLMFPEVEYDKILRTHGMNITIATTAKNDKEAFKLLELFGLPFAKGK
- the infA gene encoding translation initiation factor IF-1; this translates as MAKDDVIEIDGNVVEALPNATFKVELDNKHVILCHIAGKMRMHYIKIMPGDRVKVELTPYSLDKGRITYRYK
- the rpsE gene encoding 30S ribosomal protein S5, whose translation is MEKYNREEFEEVIVDIGRVTKVVKGGRRFRFTALVVVGNRNGLVGFGYGKAKEVPDAMRKAIDDAFKNIIHVKLKGSTIPHDVEVKYNASRILLRPASEGTGVIAGGGARPIIELAGIKDILTKSLGSNNSANVVRATIKALSLLKS
- the map gene encoding type I methionyl aminopeptidase, with translation MAISLKRPAEIEKMRAANKIVAQTLDHVSTIIKPGISLLEIDKICEDMIRAAGAKPAFKGLYGFPNAACISVNEVVIHGIPNQYVLKEGDIVSVDIGSNLDGYFGDSARTFGVGKISKEDEELIACSKDALYFAVDFIRAGMHFKEVCYELEKFIIARGFVPLRGYCGHGIGRRPHEEPEIPNYLEGNNPKAGPKIKNGMVFCIEPMICHTDGTPIVGEDKWKVTAKDGLRTSHYEHCMAIIDNEAEILSIA
- the rpsS gene encoding 30S ribosomal protein S19 translates to MARSLKKGPFVDDHVMKKVVAAKASNDNKPIKTWSRRSTIVPEMIGLTFNVHNGKSFIPVYVTENHIGYKLGEFAPTRTFKGHKGSVQKKIGK